A single Mangrovimonas sp. YM274 DNA region contains:
- a CDS encoding BamA/TamA family outer membrane protein gives MVQSCSITKHIPEGEHLYTGATLSIESDSTITNESLLKDELEKVLMPEPNSSFLGMHLGLHYYYKMQKEHPGFINRWLYKKYGEEPIYQSDVEPSEVRDLILNRLENRGFFYSSADSEITEEDYKSSVHYTARIAPPYTMERYELDSFSDPIHAEIAKSLNSTPFKKGMRFDLSNFELERSRIDAELKQKGYYNFNSQFLIFEADTNRYKNKRFDLYLRLKKEVPQKAQVPYKITKVNIYSNYDLAKDSLASNPTRFNNKNFIETEPFFKPKYLDPFVTLEEGQLYNPQNSRNTARRLSTIGSYKYVNIQYKEVDTLANDSIGHLQADIYLSPLNKRSLRTELQAVSKSNNFAGPALAITYTNRNIFSGGETFSISGKLGFEKQIASGNSNSLNSTELGIKSELVVPRMLFPIKFDNNYFKYSIPKTKTSLSIDYLSRSNLYALLSGNVKFGYTWDANKFVTHEINPVTVNYTQLLNTTPEFEQILDENPYLQESFDQEFISGLMYSFTYNGMVNAKDKHQFYFNATFDIAGNSISLFGKDQGTNQPKTFLGLAYAQYAKLDLDFHYHLDLGKQQVIATRLFGGYGLAYGNSNVLPFVKQYYAGGPYSVRAFRIRSLGPGTFSEETDNDDTYIDQAGNIRLEANIEYRFPIISFLKGAVFVDAGNIWNSKENETLPGGKFSSSFINELGMGAGIGARIDIQGFVVRFDLAAPFHDPSLPEGKRYDFRIDEPIFNFAIGYPF, from the coding sequence ATGGTTCAATCCTGCAGTATTACCAAGCACATTCCTGAAGGCGAACATCTTTACACCGGCGCCACGCTTTCAATAGAATCAGATTCTACAATTACCAACGAATCCCTACTGAAGGATGAATTGGAAAAAGTCCTAATGCCCGAACCTAATTCCTCCTTTTTAGGGATGCATTTGGGGCTGCACTACTATTACAAAATGCAAAAAGAACACCCTGGCTTTATCAACCGATGGTTGTACAAAAAATACGGAGAGGAACCCATCTACCAATCAGATGTTGAACCTTCCGAAGTACGGGATCTTATCTTAAACCGATTGGAAAACCGCGGTTTCTTTTACAGTAGTGCCGATTCGGAAATAACTGAAGAAGACTACAAAAGTTCTGTTCATTATACCGCCAGAATTGCACCACCTTATACCATGGAACGCTATGAATTAGATTCCTTTTCAGACCCCATTCATGCCGAAATCGCCAAAAGCCTCAATAGCACCCCATTTAAAAAAGGTATGCGCTTTGACCTTTCAAATTTTGAATTGGAGCGCAGTAGAATTGATGCTGAATTGAAACAAAAGGGCTATTACAACTTTAACTCGCAGTTCCTAATTTTTGAAGCAGATACCAATCGCTACAAAAACAAACGCTTCGATCTTTATCTGCGCCTGAAAAAGGAAGTGCCTCAAAAGGCTCAAGTTCCTTACAAAATCACCAAGGTGAACATCTACTCCAATTATGATTTGGCGAAAGACTCTTTGGCTTCAAACCCTACAAGATTCAACAACAAAAATTTTATAGAAACGGAACCGTTTTTCAAGCCCAAATATCTTGATCCATTTGTCACACTGGAAGAAGGACAACTTTACAACCCCCAAAACTCCAGAAATACTGCCAGACGCCTCTCTACCATAGGTTCCTATAAATATGTGAACATTCAGTATAAGGAAGTGGACACTCTTGCCAATGATTCCATAGGGCATTTACAGGCCGACATTTATTTGTCGCCGTTGAACAAACGAAGTTTAAGAACCGAACTTCAGGCCGTGTCCAAATCCAACAACTTTGCAGGACCTGCACTGGCCATTACCTATACCAACCGCAACATTTTTAGCGGCGGCGAAACCTTTAGTATTAGTGGAAAATTAGGATTTGAAAAGCAAATTGCCAGTGGCAACAGCAATAGCCTTAACAGTACCGAGTTGGGTATTAAAAGTGAACTTGTGGTACCACGCATGCTCTTCCCCATAAAATTTGACAACAATTATTTTAAATACTCCATCCCAAAAACCAAAACCTCATTGAGCATAGATTATTTAAGCCGAAGTAATTTGTACGCCCTGCTATCGGGCAATGTAAAATTTGGATATACTTGGGATGCCAATAAGTTTGTGACACACGAAATCAACCCTGTCACGGTCAACTATACACAACTTTTGAACACCACTCCTGAATTTGAACAGATACTGGATGAAAACCCCTATTTACAAGAAAGTTTTGATCAAGAGTTTATTTCGGGGCTTATGTATTCCTTTACCTATAACGGCATGGTGAATGCCAAGGACAAGCACCAATTTTATTTTAACGCCACTTTTGACATTGCAGGAAACTCCATTAGTTTATTTGGAAAAGATCAAGGCACCAATCAACCTAAAACCTTTTTAGGACTTGCCTATGCACAATACGCCAAACTGGACCTAGATTTTCATTACCATTTAGATTTGGGAAAACAACAGGTGATTGCCACTAGATTGTTTGGTGGCTATGGATTGGCTTACGGCAACTCCAACGTTCTTCCCTTTGTCAAACAATATTATGCAGGAGGCCCCTATAGTGTAAGAGCCTTTAGAATACGCTCTTTGGGCCCGGGAACTTTTAGTGAAGAAACCGATAATGATGATACTTATATAGATCAAGCTGGAAATATCAGATTGGAAGCCAATATTGAATATCGCTTTCCCATTATTTCCTTCTTAAAAGGAGCCGTTTTTGTGGATGCCGGAAATATTTGGAACTCCAAAGAAAATGAAACCCTTCCCGGAGGAAAGTTCAGCAGTTCCTTTATCAATGAATTGGGAATGGGAGCCGGCATTGGCGCTCGAATTGATATCCAAGGCTTTGTGGTTAGATTTGATTTGGCCGCCCCATTTCACGACCCATCCCTTCCCGAAGGAAAACGTTATGACTTTAGAATTGACGAGCCTATTTTCAACTTCGCCATTGGCTACCCTTTCTAA
- a CDS encoding YceI family protein yields MRLCVKTLRVVFIGFLIFGSYVMKSQTYAVTNGTAFFKAKISINSYSGESKELKGHLDVDTGEFEFHVPVSSIDTGINKRNEHMFELLKSKEYTYVRFEGVLEQPLDVESLGAQTITARGTFTLAGSSKEVAIPLEFSKEMDGLRLKASWKLLITDYNLEPPTKALFRVKDEHEMEVEALLRED; encoded by the coding sequence ATGAGACTATGTGTGAAAACCCTCCGTGTAGTGTTTATTGGATTCTTGATCTTCGGCAGCTATGTTATGAAATCCCAGACTTATGCTGTAACCAATGGAACAGCTTTTTTTAAGGCGAAAATTTCTATAAATTCCTATAGTGGTGAGTCTAAAGAATTAAAAGGCCATTTGGATGTGGATACTGGGGAATTTGAGTTTCATGTACCTGTAAGTTCCATTGATACAGGAATCAATAAACGAAATGAACACATGTTTGAGTTGTTAAAAAGCAAGGAATATACCTATGTGAGGTTTGAGGGAGTCTTGGAGCAACCTTTGGATGTGGAGTCTCTAGGTGCGCAAACCATTACTGCCCGAGGCACGTTTACATTGGCGGGCTCTTCCAAGGAAGTGGCTATTCCTTTGGAATTTAGCAAGGAAATGGATGGGCTGCGTTTAAAAGCTTCATGGAAGCTGTTGATTACCGATTATAATCTTGAGCCACCTACAAAAGCATTGTTTAGGGTAAAGGATGAGCACGAAATGGAGGTGGAAGCTTTGTTAAGGGAGGATTAG